A region of Lagenorhynchus albirostris chromosome 20, mLagAlb1.1, whole genome shotgun sequence DNA encodes the following proteins:
- the CLDN7 gene encoding claudin-7, which translates to MANSGLQLLGFSMALLGWVGLVACTAIPQWQVSSYAGDNIITAQAMYKGLWMDCVTQSTGMMSCKMYDSVLALPAALQATRALMVVSLVLGFLATFVATMGMKCTNCGGDDKVKKARTAMAGGIIFILAGLAALIACSWYGHQIVTDFYNPLVPMNVKYEFGPAIFIGWAGSALVLLGGALLSCSCPGSESKVGYRAPRSYPKPNSAKEYV; encoded by the exons ATGGCCAATTCGGGCCTGCAGCTGCTGGGCTTTTCCATGGCTCTACTGGGCTGGGTGGGCCTGGTGGCGTGCACCGCCATCCCGCAGTGGCAGGTGAGCTCGTACGCCGGCGACAACATCATCACCGCCCAGGCCATGTACAAGGGGCTGTGGATGGACTGCGTCACGCAGAGCACGGGCATGATGAGCTGCAAAATGTACGACTCGGTGCTCGCCCTGCCTG CGGCCTTGCAGGCCACCCGAGCCCTAATGGTGGTCTCCCTGGTGCTGGGCTTCCTGGCCACGTTTGTGGCCACGATGGGCATGAAGTGTACCAACTGTGGGGGGGACGACAAAGTGAAGAAGGCCCGTACAGCCATGGCCGGAGGCATCATTTTCATCTTGGCAG GTCTTGCTGCCTTGATAGCTTGCTCCTGGTATGGCCACCAGATTGTCACAGACTTTTACAACCCGTTGGTCCCCATGAATGTTAA GTATGAGTTTGGTCCTGCCATCTTCATTGGTTGGGCAGGGTCCGCTCTGGTCCTCCTGGGAGGTGCACTGCTCTCTTGCTCCTGTCCTGGGAGTGAGAGCAAAGTTGGGTACCGTGCACCCCGCTCCTACCCTAAGCCCAACTCTGCCAAGGAGTACGTGTAA
- the ELP5 gene encoding elongator complex protein 5 isoform X3, with translation MLESLLALGGLVLLRGEGHRHRSRAKGRKWRGRAVDSVEWEGRSLLKALIKKSALCGEQVHILGCEVSEEEFREGFDSNINSRLVYHDLFRDPLNWSETGETLPGGPLEALRALCRRTDPGPVTIALDSLSWLLLHLPCTTLCQTLHTLSHQDSCHGDSSPGEQVHVLGLLHEELHGPGPLGVLSSLAQTEVTLSGAMGQASAHILYRRPQQRPTHQMDPTTHLTFNLRLSKKEREAKDSLTLPFQFSSEKQQALLCPGLGQATSHIFCEPDAYDDLDQEDPDDDLDV, from the exons ATGCTGGAGTCGCTCTTGGCTCTTGGTGGCCTGGTGCTGCTGCGGGGTGAGGGTCACAGACACAGGAGCAGGGCCAAGGGGCGGAAGTGGAGAGGAAGGGCCGTGG ACTCCGTGGAGTGGGAGGGGCGCAGCCTCTTGAAGGCGCTTATCAAGAAATCTGCACTGTG TGGGGAGCAAGTCCACATCCTGGGCTGTGAAGTGAGCGAAGAAGAGTTTCGTGAAGGTTTTGACTCCAATATCAACAGCCG GCTGGTTTACCATGACCTCTTTAGAGACCCTCTCAACTGGTCAGAGACTGGGGAAACCCTTCCTGGGGGTCCCCTGGAAGCCTTGAGGGCCCTGTGCAGGAGGACAGATCCGGGCCCTGTCACTATTGCTCTCGATTCCCTCAGCTGGCTGCTGCTTCACCTTCCCTGCACCACACTCTGCCAGACTCTGCACACTCTGAGCCATCAGGACTCCTGCCATG GTGACAGCTCCCCAGGAGAGCAGGTGCATGTGCTGGGCCTGCTGCATGAAGAGCTTCACGGCCCAGGCCCCTTGGGAGTGCTGAGCAGCCTTGCTCAGACCGAGGTGACCCTGAGCGGTGCGATGGGCCAGGCCTCAGCCCACATCCTCTATCGGAGGCCCCAACAGCGCCCGACCCACCAG ATGGACCCCACGACTCATTTGACTTTTAACCTTCGCCTgtccaagaaagagagagaagccaaAGATAGCCTGACCCTGCCCTTCCAGTTCAGCTCAGAAAA ACAGCAGGCGCTACTGTgccctgggctgggccaggcTACCAGCCACATTTTCTGTGAGCCAGATGCTTACGATGACCTGGACCAAGAAGACCCAGATGATGACCTAGATGTTTAA
- the ELP5 gene encoding elongator complex protein 5 isoform X1: protein MLESLLALGGLVLLRGEGHRHRSRAKGRKWRGRAVDSVEWEGRSLLKALIKKSALCGEQVHILGCEVSEEEFREGFDSNINSRLVYHDLFRDPLNWSETGETLPGGPLEALRALCRRTDPGPVTIALDSLSWLLLHLPCTTLCQTLHTLSHQDSCHGDSSPGEQVHVLGLLHEELHGPGPLGVLSSLAQTEVTLSGAMGQASAHILYRRPQQRPTHQTQWFSILPDFSLELQGGPPLEPQPYPDPRVPSMDPTTHLTFNLRLSKKEREAKDSLTLPFQFSSEKQQALLCPGLGQATSHIFCEPDAYDDLDQEDPDDDLDV from the exons ATGCTGGAGTCGCTCTTGGCTCTTGGTGGCCTGGTGCTGCTGCGGGGTGAGGGTCACAGACACAGGAGCAGGGCCAAGGGGCGGAAGTGGAGAGGAAGGGCCGTGG ACTCCGTGGAGTGGGAGGGGCGCAGCCTCTTGAAGGCGCTTATCAAGAAATCTGCACTGTG TGGGGAGCAAGTCCACATCCTGGGCTGTGAAGTGAGCGAAGAAGAGTTTCGTGAAGGTTTTGACTCCAATATCAACAGCCG GCTGGTTTACCATGACCTCTTTAGAGACCCTCTCAACTGGTCAGAGACTGGGGAAACCCTTCCTGGGGGTCCCCTGGAAGCCTTGAGGGCCCTGTGCAGGAGGACAGATCCGGGCCCTGTCACTATTGCTCTCGATTCCCTCAGCTGGCTGCTGCTTCACCTTCCCTGCACCACACTCTGCCAGACTCTGCACACTCTGAGCCATCAGGACTCCTGCCATG GTGACAGCTCCCCAGGAGAGCAGGTGCATGTGCTGGGCCTGCTGCATGAAGAGCTTCACGGCCCAGGCCCCTTGGGAGTGCTGAGCAGCCTTGCTCAGACCGAGGTGACCCTGAGCGGTGCGATGGGCCAGGCCTCAGCCCACATCCTCTATCGGAGGCCCCAACAGCGCCCGACCCACCAG aCTCAGTGGTTCTCCATCCTTCCTGACTTCAGCCTGGAGCTCCAAGGGGGGCCGCCCCTAGAGCCCCAGCCTTACCCAGATCCTCGTGTTCCCTCG ATGGACCCCACGACTCATTTGACTTTTAACCTTCGCCTgtccaagaaagagagagaagccaaAGATAGCCTGACCCTGCCCTTCCAGTTCAGCTCAGAAAA ACAGCAGGCGCTACTGTgccctgggctgggccaggcTACCAGCCACATTTTCTGTGAGCCAGATGCTTACGATGACCTGGACCAAGAAGACCCAGATGATGACCTAGATGTTTAA
- the ELP5 gene encoding elongator complex protein 5 isoform X2: MLESLLALGGLVLLRDSVEWEGRSLLKALIKKSALCGEQVHILGCEVSEEEFREGFDSNINSRLVYHDLFRDPLNWSETGETLPGGPLEALRALCRRTDPGPVTIALDSLSWLLLHLPCTTLCQTLHTLSHQDSCHGDSSPGEQVHVLGLLHEELHGPGPLGVLSSLAQTEVTLSGAMGQASAHILYRRPQQRPTHQTQWFSILPDFSLELQGGPPLEPQPYPDPRVPSMDPTTHLTFNLRLSKKEREAKDSLTLPFQFSSEKQQALLCPGLGQATSHIFCEPDAYDDLDQEDPDDDLDV, translated from the exons ATGCTGGAGTCGCTCTTGGCTCTTGGTGGCCTGGTGCTGCTGCGGG ACTCCGTGGAGTGGGAGGGGCGCAGCCTCTTGAAGGCGCTTATCAAGAAATCTGCACTGTG TGGGGAGCAAGTCCACATCCTGGGCTGTGAAGTGAGCGAAGAAGAGTTTCGTGAAGGTTTTGACTCCAATATCAACAGCCG GCTGGTTTACCATGACCTCTTTAGAGACCCTCTCAACTGGTCAGAGACTGGGGAAACCCTTCCTGGGGGTCCCCTGGAAGCCTTGAGGGCCCTGTGCAGGAGGACAGATCCGGGCCCTGTCACTATTGCTCTCGATTCCCTCAGCTGGCTGCTGCTTCACCTTCCCTGCACCACACTCTGCCAGACTCTGCACACTCTGAGCCATCAGGACTCCTGCCATG GTGACAGCTCCCCAGGAGAGCAGGTGCATGTGCTGGGCCTGCTGCATGAAGAGCTTCACGGCCCAGGCCCCTTGGGAGTGCTGAGCAGCCTTGCTCAGACCGAGGTGACCCTGAGCGGTGCGATGGGCCAGGCCTCAGCCCACATCCTCTATCGGAGGCCCCAACAGCGCCCGACCCACCAG aCTCAGTGGTTCTCCATCCTTCCTGACTTCAGCCTGGAGCTCCAAGGGGGGCCGCCCCTAGAGCCCCAGCCTTACCCAGATCCTCGTGTTCCCTCG ATGGACCCCACGACTCATTTGACTTTTAACCTTCGCCTgtccaagaaagagagagaagccaaAGATAGCCTGACCCTGCCCTTCCAGTTCAGCTCAGAAAA ACAGCAGGCGCTACTGTgccctgggctgggccaggcTACCAGCCACATTTTCTGTGAGCCAGATGCTTACGATGACCTGGACCAAGAAGACCCAGATGATGACCTAGATGTTTAA
- the ELP5 gene encoding elongator complex protein 5 isoform X4, which produces MLESLLALGGLVLLRGEGHRHRSRAKGRKWRGRAVDSVEWEGRSLLKALIKKSALCGEQVHILGCEVSEEEFREGFDSNINSRLVYHDLFRDPLNWSETGETLPGGPLEALRALCRRTDPGPVTIALDSLSWLLLHLPCTTLCQTLHTLSHQDSCHGDSSPGEQVHVLGLLHEELHGPGPLGVLSSLAQTEVTLSGAMGQASAHILYRRPQQRPTHQTQWFSILPDFSLELQGGPPLEPQPYPDPRVPSVSKRARAGTRGCSLESGKRREGDKDCRGWGWGRGFQ; this is translated from the exons ATGCTGGAGTCGCTCTTGGCTCTTGGTGGCCTGGTGCTGCTGCGGGGTGAGGGTCACAGACACAGGAGCAGGGCCAAGGGGCGGAAGTGGAGAGGAAGGGCCGTGG ACTCCGTGGAGTGGGAGGGGCGCAGCCTCTTGAAGGCGCTTATCAAGAAATCTGCACTGTG TGGGGAGCAAGTCCACATCCTGGGCTGTGAAGTGAGCGAAGAAGAGTTTCGTGAAGGTTTTGACTCCAATATCAACAGCCG GCTGGTTTACCATGACCTCTTTAGAGACCCTCTCAACTGGTCAGAGACTGGGGAAACCCTTCCTGGGGGTCCCCTGGAAGCCTTGAGGGCCCTGTGCAGGAGGACAGATCCGGGCCCTGTCACTATTGCTCTCGATTCCCTCAGCTGGCTGCTGCTTCACCTTCCCTGCACCACACTCTGCCAGACTCTGCACACTCTGAGCCATCAGGACTCCTGCCATG GTGACAGCTCCCCAGGAGAGCAGGTGCATGTGCTGGGCCTGCTGCATGAAGAGCTTCACGGCCCAGGCCCCTTGGGAGTGCTGAGCAGCCTTGCTCAGACCGAGGTGACCCTGAGCGGTGCGATGGGCCAGGCCTCAGCCCACATCCTCTATCGGAGGCCCCAACAGCGCCCGACCCACCAG aCTCAGTGGTTCTCCATCCTTCCTGACTTCAGCCTGGAGCTCCAAGGGGGGCCGCCCCTAGAGCCCCAGCCTTACCCAGATCCTCGTGTTCCCTCGGTATCTAAGAGAGCCAGGGCCGGAACAAGGGGATGCAGTTTGGAGTctggaaaaaggagagagggggaTAAAGACTgcagaggttgggggtggggtcggGGATTTCAGTGA